CTGTACACAGGCGACCTGGCCCGGCAGGATGAAGACGGGTACTTCTATATCGTCGACCGCAAGAAAGACATGATCATCGTCGGCGGCTACAACGTCTATCCGCGCGAAGTCGAAGAGGTGCTGTTCACACATGACGACATCGTCGAAGCAGCAGTCATCGGCGTGCCGGATCTCGATTTCGGCGAAGAAGTCCAAGCATTCGTCGTCCTGAAAAAAGGCGCTGTGGCGGATGCTGAGAAATTGAAGGAATTCTGTTCCAAACGTCTGGCGAAATATAAAGTGCCGAAGATCATTGAGTTCCTGGACGAACTGCCAAAGAATACGACGGGCAAAATTTTGCGGAGATCGTTGAAAGATCAAGTTAGGCAATAAATGAAAGGGCCCTTCCACGGTAGTCGCGGAAGGGCTCGTTTGTTTTAGCAAGGGCTCAATTATTCGGATAAGGGCTCATTTAATTGCACAAGGGTTCAATTATTTGATTAAGGGCTCAATTAATCGCGCAAGGGCTCCATTAATCGTACAAGGGCTCAATTATTTCAACAAGGGCTCAATTAATCACATCGAAGGTCCATTCTTCCGTGCTCAGGGTCCATTCCTTCTCCGTCAGGGCTCATTCTTTCATTCCCACGGCCCGTTCTTTCTCGCCAAAGGTCCATTCTTTCCAGTAAATCTCCCACACTACCCAAAATAATAAGCCGAAATCTCCCGAATGAAATCCTCCTCCAATTCACCTTTCTTTTTCACAAGAATAAACGTCGAAACAGTCGGCAACTGGAACAAATCAAAATGCGGTTGCATGAGCCGGCCTTCCGTCAGTTCGCGCCGGACAATCGAGTGGGGGAGGAACGAGACGCCGAGCCCTTCCTGGATGAACCGTTTCGCAATATGCGCCTGCGTCACCTTCATCGTGCGTACGCCCGGCACATGCTTATGCAAAACGACGAGCAAATCCTCCCAGTAGACCGGATGATGATGCGTCAGCAAATAATTCCTGAGCAGCGCCTCCTCCACATCAATTGGCGGGCCGCTTTCCTCGTCGTAACTATCCGTCGGTGTAATGAAAACAATCGGATCGTTATAAACTCGGATCGACTCGATGCCTTTCAGAGCTGCGTCCAACGCCGAAATGCCCAAATGGACTTCGCCAGCATCAACGAGACGCTCAATCTTCTCGGATTCCTCCACCCGGATCGTCAGCTCTACATCGGCGTGCTTCTCCATGAACGTTCGTAATAAATAAGGCAAAATGGTTTCCGCCATGAGCGGCGAAATGGCAATTGTCCACATTCGGCGGTAGCCTTGCGCGAATGCGTGCATCCGATTCACGCTATCATCCAGCCCCGCCAACAATTTCGCTGCCTCCGCATAAAACAATCTACCCGCATCTGTCAACGTGACCCGATTATTGATTCGATCGAAAAGCCGGACGCCTACATGCTCCTCAAGCAGCTTAATATGTACCGTGACGGTCGGCTGCGACAATAGCAATTTCTCGGAAGCCTTCCTGAAATTCAATGTCTCTGCCGCCACGACGAATGTGCGTAACCATTGCGTGTCCAACGCCGCACCCCCCTCTTGATTAATAAAACTAATCAAATCATTCAAAAACATTTAATTTACCTAATTATAGCTCCCGCTTATACTAAAAGAAAAGGAGGAATGGTCATGTTTCAAAAAGGCTTGAAAGATGTCGTTGCAGTACACACAAAAATTGCATCCATAGAAGGGGATATCGGCGAGCTTCGATATCGCGGAATCCTTGTCGACGAATTAATCCCAAATCACTCTTTCGAAGAAATTGCGCACTTCCTTTGGAACGGAAAGTTCCCGGACGAAAACGAATCCTATACTCTTCAAGAAGGAAGAGAATTACCTGCTCACGTAACGCTCATCATCGATGCTCTTCCACCTGAAATGCCGATGATGGACGCCATGAGAACCTCAATTTCGGCGTACGCGCACCTTACTTTCACGAATCAAACAATCGAACAGCAAGTGCTCCATCTGACCGCGGCACTTCCATCGATTATCGCGAGACACTACCGCAAAGTGATGGGTCTTCTGGTCATCGAACCCGACAAGAACCTATCACATACTGCAAACTATTTATGGATGCTCACAGGAACAAAACCAGCAGACGTCCACGTCGAAGCACTCGAAACCTATTTGAAACTGACTATGGAGCACGGCATGAATGCCTCCACATTCGCGGCGCGTGTCACGATTTCCACGGAATCCGATCTAACAGCGGCAGTCACATCGGCGCTTGGCACAATGAAAGGCCCTTTGCATGGCGGCGCGCCTTCAGCGGTAATTGAACTGCTCGAAGAAATCGGCACGCAAGAAAACGTCCGTCCTGTTATCCAGGAAAAACTGCAAAACGGCGAGCGGATCATGAAGTTCGGCCACCGCATCTACAAAACCGAAGACCCACGATCAATTTTATTACGAGATACATGCGAAAAGCTTGCAGGACAAGACGATTGGCTCGATCTCGCGACAGCTGCCGAGACAGAAATCGTTACATTGCTAGAAACATACAAGCCGGGCCGGAAGCTGTATACCAACGTCGAATATTACGCAGCTGCGATCATGCGGGCAATCGATATGCCGCCCGAACTGTTCACCCCTACATTCAGCGTAGCAAGAATAGTCGGCTGGACGGCCCATGCCATCGAACAGCTGAGCGACAACACGATCTTCCGCCCGCAATCCGTCTACATCGGAAAAAAATCATGAAATAAAAAGGGGAAGCTCCTCAGGGTGTCGAAATATGTAGAATAGATAATTGAAGGGGGAATTCCTATGAGAAACCTACAAACAGATGATTTATTCAAACTGCAATCCGTCACGAACCCGCAACTATCGCCTGACGGAAAAGAAGCGCTGTTCATCAAAACGCATATCGACGAAGAGGAAAACAAATATATCGCAAACCTGTACCACATCGACCTTGAGACGAAAGAAACTTCTCAATGGACATACGGAACACACCGCATCAGCTCGCCAAAATGGTCGGCGGACGGCAAGCAGATCGCTTTTTTGTCGAATCGCGACGATAAAAACCAGCTGTACATCCTTTCCGCCCGCGGAGGCGAAGCGAAGAAACTTACATCTTTCGAAAACGGCGTATCCAACTTCGAATGGTCGCCTTGCGGTAAGAAAATCTGGTTTGACGCTTCGGTGAAGGAAGGCAAGACGTTCACGGATAAAGAGGAAAAAGATGAAAAGAAGAAGCCGGAACCTGTCCGCGTGACGAAGATGAAATATAAAATGGACGGGATCGGTTTATTGCCGCAGGATTCATTCAAGCAAATCGGTGTCATTGACCTTGAAACAGAAGAGGTAACACAGTTTACGGAAGGGAATCACCAGCATACATTGCAGGCGGTTTCGCATGACGGCAGCAAGCTCGTCATCGGCGTGAACCGAGATGAGGATTTGGACTGGGCATTCCGTCAGCCGCTCCATTTGGTAGATGTGGAATCGAAGGAAGAGACAGTCATCGTCGATGAGGAAGGCTATTATGGCGGTGCGAGATTTTCGTTAGACGACAATTATATCGCCTTTGTCGGCTCGGATCGCACGTTCCAAAACGCTACACATAGTAATTTGTATGTATACGATACGCCACGCGGCAATACGATCAATATTACGGAAAGCGTTGATGCTCCGGTCGGCGACTATACGGTTGCAGACCACCAGCAAGGGGCAAGCGCGCCGAGTGTAGTTTGGACGAAGGACAACGATCTGTACTTCCAGCTCTCCGCTATGGGTGACGTCCGCCTTTATTTCGCAACGCTCGAAGGGGAGCTGTACCCGGCGTCCCAGGAAAACGAGCATGTGTATGGCTATGACGTGAACCGGGAAGGCGATTTTGCGTTAGTCGCAGCGAGCGATCCTATAAATCCGGGCGAAATTTATCAATTGACGATTGCGACAGGCGAAAGGAAAGCAGTCACTTCATTCAATAAAGACTATTTGCAAGAAGTCAAACTCGTAGAACCGGAATCAATCTTCTTCAAAGGGGCAAATGATTGGGATGTCCACGGCTGGCTCATGAAACCGGCCGACTTCAAGGAAGGCGAGAAATATCCACTCATCGTCGACATCCATGGCGGACCGCACGCAATGTTTGGCAACACATTCTTCCATGAAATGCAGTTGCTAGCGGCAAAAGGATACGGAGTGCTCTACATCAACCCGCGCGGCAGCCACGGCTACAGCCAGCAATTCGTCGATGCGGTCCGCGGCGATTATGGCGGGGGCGACTATGAAGACATCATGGCGTCAGTTGATTATGTACTGGCGGAAAATGAATGGATTGACGAAGATCGGCTTGGCGTAACGGGCGGCAGCTACGGCGGTTTCATGACGAACTGGATCGTCGGCCATACGAATCGCTTCAAAGCGGCGGTCACACAGCGCTCGATCTGCAACTGGATCAGCTTCTTCGGTGTATCCGACATCGGCTATTACTTCAGTGACTGGCAAATTGCAGCGGACATGAAAGACGTCGAAACGCTCTGGAAACACTCTCCGTTGAAATACGCGGAAAACGTGGAGACGCCTCTATTGATCCTTCACTCGGAAAAAGACTTCCGCTGCCCGATTGAACAGGCGGAGCAGTTATATATTACATTGAAAAGCATGGGGAAAGAGACGGAATTCGTCCGCTTCCCGGATGCAGACCACAACCTATCGCGGACCGGCGCACCGAATCTGCGTATTGAACGATTGAATGAGATTACGGGCTGGTTCGCGAAATACCTTTAATC
The sequence above is drawn from the Sporosarcina luteola genome and encodes:
- a CDS encoding citrate synthase/methylcitrate synthase — protein: MFQKGLKDVVAVHTKIASIEGDIGELRYRGILVDELIPNHSFEEIAHFLWNGKFPDENESYTLQEGRELPAHVTLIIDALPPEMPMMDAMRTSISAYAHLTFTNQTIEQQVLHLTAALPSIIARHYRKVMGLLVIEPDKNLSHTANYLWMLTGTKPADVHVEALETYLKLTMEHGMNASTFAARVTISTESDLTAAVTSALGTMKGPLHGGAPSAVIELLEEIGTQENVRPVIQEKLQNGERIMKFGHRIYKTEDPRSILLRDTCEKLAGQDDWLDLATAAETEIVTLLETYKPGRKLYTNVEYYAAAIMRAIDMPPELFTPTFSVARIVGWTAHAIEQLSDNTIFRPQSVYIGKKS
- a CDS encoding S9 family peptidase, whose translation is MRNLQTDDLFKLQSVTNPQLSPDGKEALFIKTHIDEEENKYIANLYHIDLETKETSQWTYGTHRISSPKWSADGKQIAFLSNRDDKNQLYILSARGGEAKKLTSFENGVSNFEWSPCGKKIWFDASVKEGKTFTDKEEKDEKKKPEPVRVTKMKYKMDGIGLLPQDSFKQIGVIDLETEEVTQFTEGNHQHTLQAVSHDGSKLVIGVNRDEDLDWAFRQPLHLVDVESKEETVIVDEEGYYGGARFSLDDNYIAFVGSDRTFQNATHSNLYVYDTPRGNTINITESVDAPVGDYTVADHQQGASAPSVVWTKDNDLYFQLSAMGDVRLYFATLEGELYPASQENEHVYGYDVNREGDFALVAASDPINPGEIYQLTIATGERKAVTSFNKDYLQEVKLVEPESIFFKGANDWDVHGWLMKPADFKEGEKYPLIVDIHGGPHAMFGNTFFHEMQLLAAKGYGVLYINPRGSHGYSQQFVDAVRGDYGGGDYEDIMASVDYVLAENEWIDEDRLGVTGGSYGGFMTNWIVGHTNRFKAAVTQRSICNWISFFGVSDIGYYFSDWQIAADMKDVETLWKHSPLKYAENVETPLLILHSEKDFRCPIEQAEQLYITLKSMGKETEFVRFPDADHNLSRTGAPNLRIERLNEITGWFAKYL
- a CDS encoding LysR family transcriptional regulator, with the protein product MDTQWLRTFVVAAETLNFRKASEKLLLSQPTVTVHIKLLEEHVGVRLFDRINNRVTLTDAGRLFYAEAAKLLAGLDDSVNRMHAFAQGYRRMWTIAISPLMAETILPYLLRTFMEKHADVELTIRVEESEKIERLVDAGEVHLGISALDAALKGIESIRVYNDPIVFITPTDSYDEESGPPIDVEEALLRNYLLTHHHPVYWEDLLVVLHKHVPGVRTMKVTQAHIAKRFIQEGLGVSFLPHSIVRRELTEGRLMQPHFDLFQLPTVSTFILVKKKGELEEDFIREISAYYFG